Proteins encoded by one window of Thermococcus sp. Bubb.Bath:
- a CDS encoding radical SAM protein: MRGIPFLFHEPKVGGALAYCPESGGVFQLDEEEYREVKEKSKEGLKLIEEMKAYNGKKYTLNDFIGHLNPLGIIKERLSSPASVIFELTRGCNLHCTHCIVAAGEPLPNELKTEEWLKLVDEISEYAIRLTLTGGEPLTHPGFFEILPRAKERDLAVRVLTNGTLLEENAERLASLLDEWDEVQVSLDGTREVNDKIRGKGSFEKAVRGDKSTPQ, from the coding sequence ATGAGGGGGATTCCATTTCTCTTCCACGAGCCAAAAGTAGGCGGTGCCTTAGCCTACTGTCCTGAAAGCGGTGGAGTATTCCAGCTCGACGAGGAAGAGTACCGAGAGGTGAAAGAGAAGAGCAAGGAAGGCCTGAAGCTCATCGAAGAAATGAAGGCTTATAACGGGAAGAAATACACCCTAAACGACTTCATCGGCCACCTCAACCCCCTTGGAATAATAAAAGAGAGGCTCTCAAGCCCAGCCTCAGTGATATTCGAGCTGACGAGGGGCTGCAACCTCCACTGCACCCACTGCATAGTCGCCGCCGGCGAACCACTGCCAAACGAGCTGAAAACTGAAGAGTGGCTCAAACTCGTTGACGAAATCAGCGAATACGCGATAAGGCTCACACTCACCGGCGGGGAACCTTTAACTCACCCGGGCTTCTTTGAAATCCTCCCCCGCGCGAAGGAGAGAGATTTGGCGGTTAGGGTACTCACCAACGGCACCCTGCTGGAGGAGAATGCCGAAAGGCTCGCCTCCCTCCTTGATGAGTGGGATGAAGTCCAAGTTTCCCTCGACGGGACAAGAGAAGTTAACGACAAAATTAGGGGGAAGGGGAGTTTTGAGAAAGCCGTCAGGGGGGATAAGAGCACTCCTCAGTGA
- a CDS encoding ABC transporter permease, translating into MNRTNHTERLQRVLDSLKRAKESPLWIVFSTEFSRLMKSRRFKILLAVMVFPAIIYLFSPNSNGEGIDAMRKAFQGLLVDLLPNYWLGIIGQLIIIILMSDLLASEIDKGTVRLLIARPVRISELVAGKFLAGLGVLAVMLAAPYVIIWLYNPVVYGAGMGGLWESMGDLLLALGVSILVASLLGTLSMLVSVAISRPLYASLTTFGVIFLLQFILPQVPYVHDPRQYTLGYQTVVLLKGSFDKVNLSAFSGHPSTTFISFVAMILALLLLTWGAMMRREFPD; encoded by the coding sequence ATGAATAGGACGAATCACACTGAGAGACTTCAAAGGGTTTTGGATTCGCTGAAGAGAGCGAAGGAAAGTCCTCTATGGATAGTGTTCTCAACAGAGTTCTCTCGGTTAATGAAATCGAGGAGGTTCAAGATTCTCTTGGCTGTGATGGTATTTCCCGCGATAATCTACCTTTTCAGCCCGAACTCGAACGGTGAGGGCATAGATGCAATGAGGAAGGCCTTTCAGGGCCTCCTGGTCGACCTGCTCCCCAACTACTGGCTGGGAATAATCGGACAGCTGATCATTATCATCCTCATGAGCGACCTCCTGGCGAGCGAGATAGACAAGGGGACTGTGAGGCTTCTGATAGCCCGGCCCGTAAGGATAAGCGAGCTGGTTGCGGGGAAGTTCCTCGCCGGCCTGGGGGTTCTTGCGGTCATGCTGGCAGCCCCCTACGTCATCATCTGGCTATACAACCCCGTTGTCTACGGTGCCGGGATGGGCGGGCTCTGGGAGAGCATGGGGGACCTCCTCCTTGCCCTCGGTGTCTCAATCCTAGTCGCCTCGCTGCTGGGGACGCTCTCCATGCTCGTGTCTGTGGCGATTTCACGCCCCCTCTACGCTTCCCTAACAACCTTCGGAGTGATCTTCCTCCTTCAGTTTATCCTGCCCCAGGTACCCTATGTTCACGACCCTCGCCAATACACGCTGGGGTATCAAACGGTGGTTCTCCTCAAGGGGAGCTTTGATAAGGTCAACCTCTCGGCTTTTTCCGGGCATCCCTCAACTACGTTCATATCGTTCGTGGCCATGATTCTGGCTCTGCTCCTTCTGACGTGGGGGGCGATGATGAGGAGGGAATTCCCGGACTGA
- a CDS encoding ATP-binding cassette domain-containing protein gives MIVAENLKVIYKTNGHVFIGLDGFSGEFEEGKISVVFGPSGSGKTSLLLSIGTMLRPTEGKVKYGNTDVYSLTEGEIRKLRRGIGISFQQPMFVNVLSVWENIELGLYGAGKLNDEYRRRARALAEELGISKILDKRSDEISGGEARRVAIVRSLAHDPNTILLDEPTAYLDEESSEKVVEVIRGEKEREKTIVVTTHDPSLIRIADVKFSLRYGKLVDSLV, from the coding sequence GTGATCGTTGCTGAGAATCTAAAGGTTATCTATAAAACTAACGGACATGTGTTCATTGGGCTGGATGGATTCAGTGGTGAGTTCGAAGAGGGAAAGATCAGTGTGGTATTCGGGCCCAGCGGTAGCGGAAAGACGAGTCTCCTCCTGAGCATAGGAACCATGCTGAGGCCAACGGAGGGAAAGGTGAAGTATGGAAACACCGACGTGTACTCTCTCACTGAGGGGGAAATACGTAAGCTAAGGCGCGGCATAGGAATATCCTTTCAGCAGCCGATGTTCGTAAATGTGCTGAGTGTCTGGGAGAACATTGAACTGGGTCTCTACGGTGCAGGAAAACTCAATGACGAATACAGACGTAGGGCGAGGGCGCTTGCCGAGGAACTTGGAATTTCAAAGATCCTTGACAAGAGGTCGGACGAGATAAGCGGCGGCGAGGCGAGAAGGGTTGCTATAGTTAGATCCCTCGCACATGATCCCAACACAATACTCCTCGATGAACCGACTGCTTACCTCGATGAAGAATCCTCCGAGAAGGTCGTTGAAGTCATTAGAGGTGAGAAAGAACGCGAAAAGACCATCGTAGTAACGACCCACGACCCATCTCTAATACGGATCGCTGACGTAAAGTTTTCCCTTAGATATGGTAAGCTGGTTGATTCTTTGGTTTAA
- a CDS encoding SPASM domain-containing protein, which yields MRKPSGGIRALLSEGIKVSVAFTLILENRNNTEELYRFVDELGVSSFNVGWGVPLGRLKERVPYGEYLETVERLRRLGLDTPVFGGTLGDPLPVKPDSLYSCEAGTSQVFISSTGDVYPCLILRHPSFRMGSVREESLIEIWRKKEWEKLKRNLTGTRCESCPLFPRCRGGCPGEALLFRGSINEPAPNCRLEAGWTS from the coding sequence TTGAGAAAGCCGTCAGGGGGGATAAGAGCACTCCTCAGTGAAGGGATTAAGGTGAGCGTGGCCTTCACGCTCATTCTGGAGAACAGGAACAACACCGAGGAACTCTACCGCTTCGTTGATGAACTTGGCGTTTCCTCCTTCAACGTCGGCTGGGGAGTCCCGCTTGGAAGGCTGAAGGAAAGGGTTCCTTATGGAGAGTACCTGGAGACGGTTGAAAGGCTCAGAAGGCTCGGCCTCGACACGCCGGTTTTTGGTGGAACTTTGGGTGACCCCCTGCCTGTAAAACCCGACTCCCTTTACTCCTGCGAGGCCGGGACTTCCCAGGTCTTCATCTCATCGACGGGGGACGTTTATCCCTGCTTGATCCTCAGGCACCCGTCCTTTAGAATGGGGAGCGTTAGGGAGGAGAGCCTGATAGAGATCTGGAGGAAGAAGGAGTGGGAGAAGCTGAAGAGGAACTTAACGGGGACGAGGTGTGAATCCTGTCCGCTCTTCCCGCGGTGCAGGGGCGGCTGTCCTGGGGAGGCGCTCCTCTTCAGGGGGAGCATCAACGAGCCGGCCCCAAACTGCCGGCTGGAGGCTGGGTGGACATCTTAA
- a CDS encoding methylmalonyl-CoA mutase family protein, with amino-acid sequence MTFDKEKLKKIKEEEKRWEETTVKQFISKRPERKEKFMTDDGFEIKRLYTPADLEDWDYLEELGFPGEYPFTRGVYATMYRGRFWTMRQYAGFGTAEESNKRYKYLLEQGQTGLSVAFDLPTQIGYDSDDPMAEGEVGKVGVAIDSLWDMRVLFDGIPLDKVSTSMTINSTAANLLAMYILVAEEKGIKPEQLRGTVQNDILKEYIARGTYIFPPQPSMRLTTDIIMYCAEKVPKWNSISISGYHIREAGANAVQEVAFTLADGIEYVKAVIDRGMDVDKFAPRLSFFFNAHNNFLEEIAKFRAARKLWAHIMKEKFNAKNPRSMMLRFHTQTAGSTLTAQQPENNIVRVAIQALAAVLGGTQSLHTNSYDEALSLPTEKSVRIALRTQQIIAYESGVVDTIDPLGGSYYIEWLTDHIYDEALTYIEKIEKMGGMMRAIERGYIQKEIAESAYKYQKEVEEKKRIIVGVNEFVVDEPLDVEILKVDPSIREKQIERLKKLRSERDGKKVEEALDKLRNAADTEDENLMPYIIEAHRHLATLGEVTNVLREVWGEYRAPLIF; translated from the coding sequence GTGACGTTCGATAAGGAGAAACTCAAGAAGATTAAGGAAGAGGAGAAGCGCTGGGAAGAAACGACCGTTAAACAGTTCATAAGCAAGAGGCCGGAGAGAAAGGAGAAGTTCATGACGGATGATGGCTTCGAGATAAAGCGCCTCTACACTCCCGCTGACCTTGAAGACTGGGACTACCTCGAAGAACTCGGCTTCCCCGGTGAATATCCCTTTACCCGCGGCGTTTACGCAACGATGTACCGGGGCAGGTTCTGGACGATGAGGCAGTACGCAGGCTTCGGAACGGCAGAGGAGAGCAACAAGCGCTACAAGTACCTCCTTGAGCAGGGCCAGACGGGTCTTAGTGTTGCCTTCGACCTGCCGACCCAGATAGGCTACGACTCCGACGACCCGATGGCGGAGGGCGAAGTTGGAAAAGTCGGAGTTGCAATCGATTCACTCTGGGACATGAGGGTTCTCTTTGACGGAATCCCGCTTGACAAGGTTTCCACCTCAATGACCATCAACTCAACCGCCGCCAACCTTCTGGCCATGTACATCCTCGTTGCGGAGGAGAAGGGGATAAAGCCGGAACAGCTCCGCGGAACCGTCCAGAACGACATCCTGAAGGAGTACATAGCGAGGGGAACCTACATCTTTCCGCCGCAGCCGAGCATGAGGCTCACAACCGACATCATAATGTACTGCGCTGAGAAGGTTCCCAAGTGGAACTCGATAAGCATAAGCGGCTACCACATAAGAGAAGCCGGTGCAAACGCCGTTCAGGAGGTCGCTTTCACCCTCGCCGACGGTATCGAGTACGTCAAGGCCGTCATCGACAGGGGAATGGACGTTGACAAGTTCGCCCCGAGATTGAGCTTCTTCTTCAACGCCCACAACAACTTCCTCGAGGAGATAGCCAAGTTCAGGGCGGCGAGGAAGCTCTGGGCCCACATCATGAAGGAGAAGTTCAACGCGAAGAACCCGCGCTCCATGATGCTCCGCTTCCACACTCAGACCGCAGGCTCAACCCTCACCGCCCAGCAGCCAGAGAACAACATAGTCCGCGTGGCAATCCAGGCTTTGGCGGCCGTCCTCGGCGGAACGCAGTCCCTCCACACCAACAGCTATGATGAAGCCCTCTCACTCCCGACCGAGAAGAGTGTGAGGATAGCCCTCAGGACGCAGCAGATAATAGCCTACGAGAGCGGCGTCGTTGACACGATAGACCCGCTCGGGGGGAGCTACTACATCGAGTGGCTCACCGACCACATCTACGACGAAGCCCTCACGTATATCGAGAAGATAGAGAAGATGGGCGGCATGATGAGGGCCATAGAGCGCGGTTATATCCAGAAGGAGATAGCCGAGAGCGCCTACAAGTACCAGAAGGAAGTCGAGGAGAAGAAGCGCATAATCGTCGGCGTAAACGAGTTCGTAGTTGATGAGCCGCTGGATGTGGAGATACTCAAGGTAGACCCAAGCATCAGGGAGAAGCAGATTGAACGCCTTAAGAAGCTTAGGAGTGAGCGCGATGGTAAAAAGGTCGAAGAGGCACTCGACAAGCTCAGAAACGCGGCGGACACCGAGGACGAGAACCTCATGCCGTACATCATCGAGGCCCACAGGCACCTCGCCACGCTCGGAGAGGTTACCAACGTCCTCCGCGAGGTCTGGGGTGAGTACAGGGCGCCGCTGATATTCTGA
- a CDS encoding ABC transporter ATP-binding protein has product METYVIETDKLTKFFGKRNVVYHLNLMVPEGAVYGFLGPNGAGKTTTIKMLTGALKATYGEIRIFGMDMPRERVEIMKYVGYMPERPIAYEDMTIFDFLVYMGRLKGLPKEEAVREARDLMAYAGVGKLAFNKIKELSSGQRQRVTFAMALMGDPKLLILDEPTSNLDPLGRMEFIGKVLELARQGKTIFISSHIVSEIERMCNYVGLIKDGQLIEQGRVRELVNIESTDYDVMVSDNGKLIEFLKDKVYAVEVWEEEGVVRVKLDERFMENFFIDVPLFLSENKLALKLFKPHTSPLERILMKRFNLGWEE; this is encoded by the coding sequence ATGGAAACCTACGTAATCGAGACCGACAAGCTCACCAAGTTCTTCGGCAAGAGGAACGTGGTTTACCACCTCAACCTAATGGTTCCAGAGGGAGCCGTCTACGGGTTTCTCGGACCGAACGGCGCTGGAAAAACGACCACGATAAAGATGCTGACTGGTGCGTTAAAGGCCACCTATGGCGAGATCAGGATTTTTGGCATGGATATGCCTCGCGAGAGGGTTGAAATCATGAAGTACGTTGGCTACATGCCTGAGAGGCCGATAGCCTATGAGGACATGACGATCTTCGATTTCCTCGTTTACATGGGCCGTTTGAAGGGCCTTCCCAAGGAGGAGGCAGTCCGCGAGGCGAGGGATCTGATGGCATACGCGGGGGTTGGAAAGCTGGCCTTTAACAAGATAAAGGAGCTCTCCAGCGGCCAGAGGCAGAGGGTAACCTTTGCAATGGCATTAATGGGGGATCCAAAGCTGCTGATCCTGGACGAGCCGACGAGCAACCTCGACCCGCTGGGGAGGATGGAGTTCATAGGCAAGGTTCTTGAGCTCGCCCGGCAGGGGAAGACCATCTTCATCAGCTCACACATAGTCAGTGAGATCGAGAGGATGTGCAACTACGTGGGGCTGATAAAGGACGGCCAGCTGATAGAGCAGGGTCGCGTTAGGGAGCTCGTGAACATTGAGAGCACGGATTACGACGTTATGGTCTCCGACAACGGAAAGCTCATCGAGTTCCTCAAGGACAAGGTCTACGCCGTCGAAGTCTGGGAGGAGGAAGGTGTCGTTAGGGTCAAGCTGGACGAGCGCTTCATGGAGAACTTTTTCATTGACGTTCCCCTCTTCCTCTCCGAGAACAAGCTCGCCCTCAAGCTCTTCAAGCCGCACACCAGCCCGCTGGAGAGAATCCTTATGAAGCGCTTCAACCTGGGGTGGGAGGAATGA